TTGACGCCCTTTAGATCTCAAAAAGAAGATCTCCCGAAAAGAAAAAAGTTGACGCCCTTTAGATCTTCAATTTTCCCCGAGCAATACATCCACCAGTGCGATTATTGTGAGTTGTGCATGACTTGGGCGCATGATGGTCGGCATGTCGTCTGACATTCTGGTCTGCGTTCTGGACACTTGACCCCAACTTGGCCCTGGAGCTCATATACATCgcgcttaggccttgtacaatgggagatgcttagaggggtgcttagaaaaataaaccgggattttctgaagcaccggtgcctatttctacagaagagacgcttagttaagcgtctaccctgtacaaataggcaccggtgcttcagaaaatctcggtttatttttctaagcacccctctaagcatctcccattgtacaaggcctaagcgcGATGTATATGAGCTCCAGGGCCAAGTTGGGGTCAAGTGTCCAGAACGCAGACCAGAATGTCAGACGACATGCCGGCTTCGTGAATATGAACTAAatccttttgtttttcttccatAAAATAAAATGTCTGATCTATAGAAATAAAAGATaaacgcttagttaagcgtctaccctgtacaaataagTATCGATGCTTAAGGAAAGTCTGGTTTATTTGTCTAAGCACCTCCCCTAAGCACCTCTCATTGTATAAGGCCTTAAGGCGCAAGAGCTACGTCTTTCCAACAGCCAGACCAAGTACCGTCTCAAATTAAGCGATCGTTAGGATGGGTCGGACAACTAATTTTACATAGAAACCCTCCAAACAAAAAAAAACACAATCAGCCCCCATGCTGTTTCCCTTCCCAGCGATGGGATTCACCGCCACCTCCATCAAGCTGCACTCATCGTGGACCTGAAAACGCAACTCTATGCAGGTTGTCGGAGCCGCTGCTACCATGGTCCAGTTGCGGAAGGAGAATTTGAGGGTCTGTATGCCTTGCTGTCGTGGAGGTAGTGCAAGCCCTGTGCAAGTGGCAGTAATCAATGATGACACCGAGGCCGATCAGTGCTTGGTGGACGAGACCATGCCCGTGACATCGTACACCTACCAGGAACTGGAGGGCATGATGCACTGCTTTCGAGACCCGTTGGCCCGTGGCACGTTAGGCACAATGTTCAAAGGGGTGCTGCACAGCGGTAAGAAGGTTATTGCAAGTGGCTGGAGAATATTGTGGAGGACGGCAAGCCGAAGTTCTAAAGAGAGTGTGCGTCATCGGGTGGACGAGCCACTGTAACCTGGTTCGCCTCATCGACTTCTTCCACGAGGGCGCGAATCGCCTCCTCATCCACGAGTTAATGATCAAAAGCTTTGTGACAGACCTGCTTTCTTAGGGCGGCGCCTCCTACGCACCAGTGTTGCCTGACTGTCTAGGAGTTGCGCTCGACGTGGCGCGGGGTCTGCACTACCTCCATGACAGCGATAAGTGTGTGGCAAGCGGCGGCAAGGCAGGTGCCGTAGCAAGGCACTTAACGACATGTGCTTTGAGGCAGTGGAGGTGTAGCGGCTCCTGAAGAAGGTTTTCTCATGAGGCCAACGCGTCAGCGCTGTGCATGCCAGGAGATAGCGTTGGCGCCGCTGCTATGCTCTTGATGCCTTCCTAGGGAAGGATTTTATCAAAAAGGGCCATAGCGTGGGTCTGTTTTTGCTTCTCCCATTTCTACACCTCCTCTAACGCCATCTCACCGAAATGTTATGCACCGTCATAAAAAAGCAGGACCTATATATCAGAAAATTCATAAAAATGCCCTAAGCTACCGATTCCTGCAAAAAGTTTACCGTAGACAAGGTGTCTTTTGCCATGAAAGCGTAGGAATATAATTCCTGTAAACCTAGTGTTGAATATGGTGGTTTTGTGCAATTAACTTATGTCAACTTTGAAAATGACATCTTTCAACCCTCTCTTTTGTCCAACTTTTTACCAGTGGCGGAACCTGCCAAAGAAACCTGTTAGAGACTTCATGAGCCTTCAAAATCgatttcaaaaaaagaaaaaaaatcataatcatTTACTTttcaaagaatccttgatgaatggTTGTGAATGACAGACCTTTTAAATTCCTTCAGATTGATTCCCAATTGTTGAATTGTGTAATCCCCCATTATGGAGTTTGGTAACCAACTTAAAGCATTTTTATTGTGATTCAGTTCATGACCATCATAGGTTGAAACATGAAAGTACTCTTCAGTTATTGATAAACAGTTTGTTGGACTTCTTTCGGTTATGGGTCGTATGTAACCGTGTAATTTTTCAGAAGCATGGAACCACTTAGCACAAATTAGTTGTCACAAATTCCAAAAATCTCAAAGGAACAAAatcggcctcctttggttcataggataaattttttatAGGAATAGAAAAACCATAGAAAGTGAGATGacttgcatctcaattcctatagaggaagagatgtcatttggtgtataggataggattttttccattgagtctaggctaatgttttttttcctccaaaacgtgaaggattgatttctatcctacataggaatatgaatccattcctacaaaacaAAGGGCTTCAAAGAAATTTTTTTCTTTGCAAATtctatcctatagaattcctacaaaaatcctataAACCAAAGGAGGCCCGAAATTCTGCTCCGTGAAGACTATGTTCCGATTTTCCACCACTGGGGGGTGTGGCTCTGTGAACTATTTACAAGCctgtattaataaataaataaacatctGACATGAATCCAGCTGCCACGTTCTAAATTATACAAATTTACAAATTCCGTATTTCACTCGTCGCCAGCGATCGATCATGCTTGCGTAAGTATGCTCAGGGCCACCAGCGCCGCGGCAGCAGCGGAGAACCAGACGACGCGGCCACGCGGCTCGCCCGCGGCGCGGCGTCCGTCCGACCCCGTCGCAGTCGTGTTCCGGCCGCCGTAGCCCCTTGTTGGCACGTAACTACCGCCAGCCCCTCGCATGTAActgcctccaccaccgccgccagccCCTGGCACGGCAGTGCCTCCCCCGCCAGTGCTTCCTCCATCGCTGCTGCCTCCACCCCCTATCCTTCCACCACGGCCTCCACCTCCGGCTCGGGACGCCCCTCCTTGGAACTGCGAGGCCACGCAGAGCAGCACCAGCAGCAGTGCGCAGACCAGCCTCGCGTTGCCTCTTAGTCTCATGGCCATGGCCTCTCTCTCGTCCAGTCGTCTTCCCTTTCTCTTCCGTTTGGTTTGGTGCGATAAGGCATCGCGGCCTTGGACCATATGTACATGGAGGATGAGGAAGAAGGCAGGAATGCGTCAGCTGCAGATTGTATTGGACCTtgaggccaaggaagaaggagaGGCGGGAAAGCGTCAACGGGCGATTGTGGTGGGGCTCTGCTCGCCATAGACGCACATGTCGATCGGCGGCTACAGCGGCTCCACCACAGTCAAAGACGTGTTATTATATGTCATTATCTGCGTGTGTGTGGCCAACCGCACAGATAGtgcaaaaataaaaaatgatgtagtacatgcATTGCAATGTGGTGCCGCTGGCGCCCGCGCGGTGGCAAGCGGTCCACAAGTTCTGACTTCTGACGGCGTCCGGCTTCATCAGGCTTTATATAATGGAAGGTGTTTAGGAAAGATGCTTACAGAAATAAATTAGGTTTTTCTTAaacaccggtgcttatttgtacagggtagacgTTTAATTAAGCGTTTCTTCTGTAGAAATAAGCACCATGCTTCACAAAAACTCGATATATTTTTGCAAGCATCTTTCTAAGCATCtttcattgtacaaggccttagcgtGAAGCGAAGTGCTCAGCCCTGTGGATGATATGGTTTGACCCATAAGAAAACAACATCACTGAATTTATCTTGATTTTTAAGTTGCTACTATGTTTCTTAATCATTGGGTTTTATATATAGGAATTGAGAACCGTAGTTACAAATTGCTCTAAAGATTCAGGAGAAATGAACAAGATCGAATGGGTATTTTTCTACGAAGGGTTAGAGAGACTTGATCCGATCGGACAGGTTTTATGTAGTACTAGAGCACGTTCCAGGCTCCAGCAATAACGTGTAGTACGTGCTCTGAACTGAAATGTCAACATACTATTCGAATTTCCCTGCAGATTCTTCGCCAATCATTCTGCGCAACTTGTGTAAAATTTTAATCGGAATGCTAGTACGAGGGAGAAACAATTTGTTATCACCAAATGGGGGTGATATATATGCCATTATCCTTGTCGGAGCTATGGTAATACTAGCATATCCCGTGTGGCGGCATGACGCGCCCGTCGATACAGTTTGACTAGATGGATTGTGTTCAGTTTTCATAATAAATGTTACTACTTTAAGATGTAAGATACTCAGATTATTGTATGTACAATTGTGGATATAAGAAAACAAGATGGAAAGAAACAAATTTATTTCCGTCATGCTTTTTTTTCTACAAAGGTGAATTTTATTGGCTCAAACTGAAGCATCAAAAGAATAGAAAACACATTAAGCACACACCTAGCCTCTtcatagttaggatgcacacaatCAACATCAACACACAATCAAAAACACGCCAACAACTAGGAAAATCATACAAGACCAAAGCTATGTTATCTGTAGGCGAGGAAAAAAGAAAATAGCCCTAAAACGATCAGATCTACGATTGGCAAACTACATcaatgaccatatccgcaccaaccacCTTATAAAACCAAATGGACAACGAGGTTCTTCAACCGCAACACCTCCAGGAAGGGAGTGGCGCTCAAGCGCCGTCGTCACCGGATCCAACGACCAAGGCCAGAATCTATGCTTTCAGCCTGAAGAAATAGTCTGAGCAtctccgagcaatgccttcaacaagataACAACGTAAAAAAATCGTCATTGTCAGGTATAACCAACTCGGTTCAGACCTGGCTTTCACCCGGGAGCTCGAGACCGGGTGCATGAGTAGCACCACCATCACAATCACTTGTGTTGTCATCACTACTTTCGAGGATCACATCAACAAGATATGCGACCTCCACCGCTGCACAACCATCCCTCCACGTTAAGCCGTCATCTGTAGTTTGCATCTCATCGCCGAAGTCAACCACCGGATCTGGAGAGATGAACCTCCTGAAGATCTTTCAGTGCCAACCGCTGTCGTGGAGCCGCAAGAGGTCGCTGCAGTACAGTCTGCAACCACCACCACCTGGCCGATCAGATCCGCATCACCACCATCAAGCCCCCTAAATCTCACAACCACGCCGACTCGCCGACATGCCCTGTTCCGATTAGGTGAACTAGCAGGAGGGGCCTATGGCCTAAGGTTGATGACTGTAGCCCTCTTGCCATCCATGGACTGCATGCATGAAGGAGCCGAAGTTGACAATCCAGCCGCTGCATGCCCCGGCCAGTGAGAAGCAGGAAAGCTTCGTTGTCGCGTCGTTGGCTCTAGGCGAGGGGGCGCAGGAGGTTGAGCAGCTCGCGACAGTGAAGACAACCATAGGCAACAAGACACACAAGAGCGGCTAGCCTGCCAGAGGCCACCACTGAGGGGGGAGTACACGACCCGCCACCGAGCTTCGAGTCCACCAGAACTATACATTACTTCATTCCTTTCGATGGCCTCACCATCGCTGGCACCAACTAGACTTTGCTCGTCGACGCCATCCAGTGGTGGAGAGGGGAGAGGAGGAACCGGTGGAGGCCCTTAGTCACCGGACTGGAGCGCCCTGGTGTGACCCACTGGAGTCGCACGGGAGTGAGATCAACTTTTTCCATGAGATTGCCCCGGTGCCTAGGCAATTCATGTTGCATGTTGCATGTTAGTAAACCGGAAAATACATGAACAACATATCCACCAAAGATTGACTGTGTACGAGACATAGCTGCCTCCAGGGTCGCTCCCGAGCAACTCTGTAGGTGCTGCCGTTGTCACCCAACAAGCCCAGCCTAAGCCACCAGCCCACCCTCCCCCGCGCGCGCTGTAGGAGGCCAACTCTCGGTCCCTGCTGGTCCCTCTCTCCCCGGCTGTAGCCTCTCCTCCAACGAGAGTCTCACCATGAAGAGCTCGCGAGTCTTCTTGCATTAGCCACACCTAATTACAAATGACCTTGGTCTTTCCATACTCGTCATTTACATTCAAACCGCACACCCCCTTGTTCAACTCTTACTCCAAAAGCACGACCATGACCATTCACCACTCAAGTCATCGACACCCTCGTTGATGTACgtgttgaaagaagaaattctATTATCTGTCAAATGAAATGAAGTTTTTGCACTCCTATATAACATAGTTTCATTTATGCCATCCCTCAAATGATTAAGGTAAATGAAATGTTGTAAGTTTGTCAGGGTTTGTGGCTTATGGTTAACAATCAGGCCATGAAATTTTCAGTAGATTTCTTTTGTCGACAAAACAAACATTACCAGTCTGGGTTACATAATGCATACACTGTTTAGAAGTCGGTAAATCAGAGCAAATGGTTGTTCTTGCATGTACATTGATCAGGCGGAATGCACTTCAGACAATGAAAATAAAATTCACCTAATGTGGACAATACAGACAAACATTTATTACAATCAAATTACAAACATTATACAAATACTTCGATCCTACTACAGGGTGTTGACAAGTGTTCTTCGTCATGTATCACTCATCATGCATATTGGAATTGTGTACatataatttcctgggcatgccctCTCGTGACTACTCTTGCAAAGGGTGAGCCCACGCGGCGGTGCACACTCCATCTCCCTGCTCCGGCCGGCCCTGCACTACCCTTTGCCGGATCCTGGACCCCCTCCGCGCCCTCCCTCGTCTCCCCCCGGAGCCCTGCTTTGCCGTGCCCCCGTCTTCCCTGTGACATGGATCCTCGCCCAAGCTCCCGGCCCCCGTCGGCTGCGGCGACACGTGATCTGTCTGTGCTGGGTGTGGGTCTTGGCCTAGCTCCAGTGACCCCCCTCGACATCCACGATGGTGCCCCACATCGATGCGACCCTTCCCCCAGCCTTGGCCTTGCCAGTCCCAGCCCCTCCCTTCGATGTCTTGCCCACCGCATCGTGGGGGCTGTATGGTGGAGGGCCACATGGAGGTGGTTCTAGATTCGCCGCGAGGGGGAACGGCCATTGCTTGTTGTGGCCTAAATCCGGTGACGGCTAGCGTGCACATGCTCGGATCCGGTGGATTGTCCTTGGAATCCACGAGTGGTTGTTGTGGAGCTCTGCAACAGGCTCCCATGGTGGGATCTTTGACAGCGTCGGTCGCATCCCCGGCTTCCACCCCCGCCATGCTGGAAGCAACTGCCTTGGCCTCCGGCAAGGCTGACTAGGCCGTTGTTCGTCGTCTGGATCGTGCCTGCCATCTACAAAAAGACCGCGACGAAGGCCGCTCCAGTGCCTACCAACGCTTGTCCCCTACATCCCGTTCAAGGGGAGCTGGATGCTGCTGCCACAACCCCAACGCTCTCTACTCCCGGCGAGCTATTGGCCCCTCTAGCGCCGGCCATTGCTTCCCGGGTGTCGCTTCCCCACGTGGCTTCGTTGCATCGGACGACGTGCCTCCCTCGCATCCAGGTTGGGGTGATTAGCGTGGTGGCTTCGTTCGGGATGCAACACATGTTGTTCCTGTGTGCGGTGAGCCCACACCTTCTAGTGATCTTCTGGATGGCTGGCACCTTGTAACGGGGCACTGCTCCCCGCCTCTCATGCCCTTCTGTGGTTCCGCGTCCATCGCACGGCCAGCTTCACCGGCATGGCCGAGAGACCGTTTCTTTCGGTGCCTTTCCAAGGGTCATCGTGCTCGCCAGTGTTGGGACCCTTTCTGGTGCATGGGTTTCCTTCGATTCGGCCATAGTGCATGTTTCTGTCATGCACAAGACCACACCGATCAGACTACGACGCCACGACATGCTCCTCCACCATCCATCCTACTGCCTGCATCATATGTCGATGCACCCCCGgtgttgaaatatgccctagaggcaataataaaatggttattattatattttcttgttcatgatgattgtctattgttcatgctataattgtgttatccggaaatcgtaatacatgtgtgaatacatagaccacaacatgtccctagtgagcctctagttgactagctagttgatcaatagatggttacggtttcctgaccatggacattggatgtcattgataacgggatcacatcattaggagaatgatgtgatggacaagacccaatcctaagcatagctcaagatcgtgtagttcgtctgctaaagcttttcttatgtcaagtatcttttccttagaccatgagattgtgcaactctcggatactatatgaatactttgggtgtgccaaacgtcacaacgtaactgggtgactataaaggtgcactacgggtatctccgaaagtgtctgttgggttggcgcgaatcgagactgggatttgtcactccgtatgacggagagatatctttgggctcactcggtaagacatcatcgtaataagctcaatgtgactaagggttggtcacgggatgatgtgttacggaacgagtaaagtgacttgccggtaacgagattgaacgaggtattgggataccacgatcgaatctcgggcaagtaacgtaccgattgacaaagggaattgcatacgggattgcttgaatcctcgacatcgtggttcatccgatgagatcatcgtggaatatgtgggagccaatatgggtatccagatcccgctgttggttattggccggagagttgtctcagtcatgtctgcatggttcccgaacccgtagggtctacacacttaaggttcgatgacgctagggttattaggaagacttgtatgtgattaccgaatgttgttcagagtcccggatgagatcccggacatcacgaggagttccggaatggtccggaggtgaagatttatatataggatgttgtcatacggtcaccggaaaggttcggggacatatcggtattgtaccggggccaccggaggggttccgggggttcaccgggaggggccacctctctcggagggcctcatgggccgtagaggaaagggaaccagccccaagtgggctgggtgtcgtggttctaagcctgacagtagagtgggggggtaggtatggagaggcaaggtcctagctatggagaggttgtggacacaagagatgtacgagttcaggcccttctcggaagaagtaatagccctacgtctcggagcccggaggcggtcgagtggattatcagtatgtgagttacaagatgccgaacccttctgcctgtggaggggggtggcttatatagagtgcgccaggaccccagccagcccacgtaggagagggtttaaggtgagttaagtctggggcgttactggtaacgccccacataaagtgcctttactatcataaagtctacttgattacaggctgttgcagtgcagagtgcctctcgaccttccggtggtcgagtgagtcttcgtggtcgagtccttcaagtcagtcgagtgtgtccatcgttggtcgactggaaggtgacttcttctaagggtgtccttgggtaaggtacttagatcaggtctatgaccctaccctaggtacataaccccatcattagcccacaaatggattgaggcttcgagtgaggaaggagttgatgttgtttccgattaacctttgcgctctcgtCGTGCattgtcctggaccaaagaatctcttcgtcgacagtgagcaacttgtcttcagtcgactcgatccattctatttttgcgtcgagtgatctttcgggcttcgacgatctccgagcggcggatcgccggaaacaccgcgtctgacagactgatttgctgttcgcggattccgtgggatgcgaaatttggggacgcgcgcgaagcggggcggaccacggcgttcggatgggacggggcatagacgcctcgatctccgcgctgcttttttcgccacgtatcccgtctgcataactgctcccagatatgattagatcgaccgggcccacctgtcatccactcggaagggaccttataaatgtgcccggcgaggatttctgtgctgcgcctcagcattctctccctctctctgcttccttcttccccgcccagcgtgctcgctctcgcccccgcaccacttcccttcgcgcatctcgccggcaaccatggccaaggagaagacggcggcgctggagcgtgcgaagaaggcgtcggtgttggagaaggcaaaggggagatccaccagccgcggagggtcctcgtccagatcccgcctgccgaagggctgggtccaaggagactggatccagtcgaccatcacagagaatgacctcctcgacatggccaacgagggcttgatccctcatggagctgcgaggcttccggggaaggagtggcagccccagccagaagagtgtgagtgtgtgctcttggccacccatgttgatcgtggattttccttgccgccgagtgttttcttccgtggcttcttgaatttcttcggagcgcagctccaccactttaccccaaactccattgcctatcttgctgcgttcgtgtccatgtgtgagggtttcttgggctgtcgaccgcactggggtttgttcaaacatatattcacgtgtcgctctcagaccgcgaagaaggcgagcccaggtgatgagagaacccgagtcgtccaaatgtgtgggggtctggggatccaggtgaggaataagagcaccttcccgcccatgacctttcccgagtcagtcagaggctggcaatcgacttggttctattgccagatccagtcgacgccagggcagtcgagtggactccctccgtttaccatggaccgagtgaacaagccctcccctctgaagttgattccggaggagaaagctgacgtgaagatgctgatggagcgcgtggtgcagttggttcgggagggagtgacgggcatggatctcctggaggtcttccttaggcgtcgcatccagccccttcagttccggagccactgcatgtggttgtatcgtgggaccgaagacgagactagagtccatccagaagcagtcgacgatgtcactctggaaacatggatggtagccgttactagaaacaaggacaacccacgcggagccagaagaattcctccactcgaccacaacagcgatccaaacaaggtacacttgctctgccctccactgcgttcttgtcgcattcatttctgtttaccctgccgactggtcgactgatccttgtcttgatatctgctaggccctcaccgagctgtactcgatgcccaatggggcacaagctctgaccgaggagggtgaggcgagtgggggcgaaagccaggacgaggaggagtgggactcggacgttgcagaggatgacgatggcgatgatgatgatgacggtgatgaagatgacggtgaagacgaggaggaagaggaggaagaggtcgtaccaccgcgctcggaaaggcggtcgaagcttgtccacgacccttcgaccgaacgtggtaagggggttgcgaccgcgactcagtcgaccaagcgccctcggaccacctctccggtgctgactgaaaaggcaccgaagcagcccagggcggccccgtcgaagacgattaagctcctaccgaagatgaaggtgtccatccctaccatTTCAGGGTAATcgcgctgcttaagtcttcttattttgtgtgaactttgtctctggtcgacgctgaagttagtcgactgatcctttggagttgcagtgctgctacttctgaaacctcagcccgggctgatgaccatgagatggaggacgcagcaacttcgaacccaggtactgtattcttaacgccgttcttagtcgactgactcgcgatctctgatcctgatttttctccgtagctccacccaatactgttatcaatctccctgatgatgatgaggatgaagagccgctgaagcgcaggaggagtcggaaagcgtccaccagtaaggtgcctcaggatgtgacggcgcctgagattctgactgtggaggaagagaacaccactcgacacacggtgtccttcgcagatccattgacgagtgctcagcagccctcccgcttcacgatgcaccacgtcccagaggaccaagctggagcagcgaaggaggcgatacgccaggcgggaatcatgatggagcagctgaagaccatccgggatgcaagccaggcggcttatgacgccagttctgccctccaaagcaatgtccaggtcagtcgaccaccgtttgttctgttggatatgctaccaaaaacttttcctttctggaatttatagtagtcacccagtgggtgtgtcgattagaCTCCatggttagcgggggcacgctgagtgcacccgctgggtgtagtccccaaggctaaggtcgactgctggcagtcggccttaggctttatgatgtcaatcttactgtcagtcgactatgtcgactggatttcacaaaccggtgggggcacgctgagtgcacccactg
The sequence above is a segment of the Triticum dicoccoides isolate Atlit2015 ecotype Zavitan chromosome 1A, WEW_v2.0, whole genome shotgun sequence genome. Coding sequences within it:
- the LOC119316175 gene encoding ctenidin-3-like, producing MVQGRDALSHQTKRKRKGRRLDEREAMAMRLRGNARLVCALLLVLLCVASQFQGGASRAGGGGRGGRIGGGGSSDGGSTGGGGTAVPGAGGGGGGSYMRGAGGSYVPTRGYGGRNTTATGSDGRRAAGEPRGRVVWFSAAAAALVALSILTQA